In Bacillus cereus ATCC 14579, a single window of DNA contains:
- a CDS encoding 5-formyltetrahydrofolate cyclo-ligase, translating to MKAEKVRLRKQIIEHMNSLSEEQYTTLSEQIAFSLYAQKEWVEAKTIGITLSMENEVNTYPIIEKAWEEGKKVVVPKCNKGTRTMSFRQINNFDQLETVYMNLREPIPGLTEEVNMDEIDLQIVPGVAYTERGERIGYGGGYYDRYLVHYKGKTLSLAYDFQMVKHIPVEPFDKNIEKIITEKGTLLTNKLV from the coding sequence GTGAAAGCAGAGAAAGTACGTTTACGTAAACAAATAATAGAACACATGAATTCTTTATCAGAAGAACAGTATACAACTTTATCAGAACAGATTGCATTTTCGTTGTATGCGCAAAAAGAGTGGGTTGAAGCTAAAACAATTGGAATTACTCTTTCAATGGAAAATGAAGTGAATACATATCCTATTATCGAAAAAGCTTGGGAAGAAGGAAAGAAAGTTGTAGTTCCTAAGTGTAATAAAGGAACTAGAACGATGTCCTTCCGGCAAATTAATAATTTTGATCAATTAGAAACGGTGTATATGAATTTACGAGAACCGATTCCCGGGCTTACGGAAGAAGTGAATATGGATGAAATTGATCTTCAAATTGTCCCAGGCGTAGCTTATACAGAACGAGGAGAGCGAATTGGGTACGGCGGTGGCTATTATGATCGTTATCTCGTGCATTATAAAGGGAAAACGCTGTCATTAGCGTATGATTTTCAAATGGTAAAACACATTCCAGTAGAGCCATTTGATAAAAACATAGAAAAAATTATTACAGAAAAAGGAACACTGCTTACAAATAAGCTTGTATAG
- the rpmG gene encoding 50S ribosomal protein L33, which produces MRVNITLACTECGDRNYISKKNKRNNAERIELKKYCKRDKKSTLHRETK; this is translated from the coding sequence ATGCGTGTGAATATTACTCTAGCATGTACAGAATGCGGAGATCGTAACTATATCTCAAAGAAAAATAAACGTAACAACGCTGAGCGTATCGAGCTTAAAAAGTATTGCAAGCGTGACAAGAAGTCTACGTTACACCGTGAAACAAAGTAA
- a CDS encoding YqgQ family protein: MVSIYDIQQLLKKFGTIIYTGDRIADLQLMQDELRELNQSQLIDPQDYQTALFLLKQEIQKELNKN; this comes from the coding sequence ATGGTATCTATTTATGATATTCAGCAATTGCTAAAGAAATTTGGTACGATTATTTATACGGGAGATCGAATTGCAGATTTACAATTAATGCAAGATGAATTGCGTGAATTAAATCAATCACAGCTAATCGATCCACAAGACTATCAAACAGCTTTATTTTTATTGAAGCAAGAAATTCAAAAAGAGCTAAATAAGAATTAG